A genomic segment from Tuwongella immobilis encodes:
- a CDS encoding TolC family protein: MKRWTWTSWLLGISMGCGLAHAQEPAALAPPMSGGANPPNGAAQPNPVPTPLGMPRPLGQPGAVPPNGALPPGFPQPGGLPQPVIPPRIGMPNFAPNPRPLPELPAPVAALPLRGTEYSLTDGPLDLGEVLNSVEQSYPTLLAVLQERAVADGRRLSAMGAFDTNLKANSLNVPAGTYENNRFAVGVDQAFMNSGVTTFAGYRGGYGDFQTYYLDRKTALGGELKAGVLVPLLKDNDIDKRRATLFKADIDRALVEPSIERQRLDLQRAAARAYWFWVAAGIRVRIAKELYQLALERDSQLADRVARGAQAEIERVDNQQNVAARASLLAQAEQVFQQAAIDLSLFLRDSAGRALIPAASRLPKIATPQPLQGDQLDQAIQLAYRLRPELVRLRLQRDKLRVDLRLAENQMLPGLNLYLTGSQDMGSGKSSTSGPNGLDRSALDTGVEFSVPVQRREARGQIISINAQLAQLNQQERLAIDAIRAEVQNSWTSLDRIYEAWRQTKARVDLARTVAEAEREQFRLGRSTILTVTLREQAAFDAEVSLILAAADYFRSLADYRAALGVR, translated from the coding sequence ATGAAGCGATGGACATGGACGTCCTGGCTACTCGGCATCAGCATGGGGTGCGGTCTGGCTCACGCCCAAGAGCCGGCCGCGTTGGCCCCCCCGATGTCGGGGGGAGCGAATCCTCCCAATGGGGCTGCCCAACCGAATCCGGTTCCGACTCCGCTGGGAATGCCCCGTCCGTTGGGGCAACCCGGTGCCGTTCCGCCGAATGGAGCGCTGCCTCCGGGCTTCCCCCAACCGGGTGGATTACCCCAACCGGTGATCCCGCCCCGAATCGGGATGCCGAATTTCGCTCCGAATCCACGTCCACTACCCGAGCTTCCCGCGCCCGTGGCGGCACTGCCGCTGCGGGGGACGGAATACAGTCTCACCGACGGTCCGTTGGATCTCGGCGAAGTTCTCAACTCCGTCGAACAATCTTACCCCACGCTATTGGCCGTCCTGCAAGAGCGAGCTGTGGCCGATGGCCGTCGCCTCTCGGCGATGGGGGCATTCGACACCAATCTGAAGGCGAATTCCTTGAATGTTCCTGCGGGAACGTATGAGAACAATCGCTTCGCCGTTGGGGTCGATCAAGCCTTCATGAATAGCGGGGTCACCACCTTCGCTGGCTATCGCGGCGGATATGGCGACTTCCAGACCTATTATCTGGACCGCAAAACCGCATTGGGTGGCGAATTGAAAGCGGGCGTGTTGGTGCCGTTGCTAAAAGACAATGACATCGACAAACGCCGAGCGACGCTGTTCAAGGCCGATATCGATCGGGCATTGGTCGAACCATCGATCGAACGCCAACGATTGGATCTGCAACGGGCTGCCGCTCGCGCCTACTGGTTCTGGGTGGCGGCGGGCATCCGCGTCCGAATCGCCAAGGAACTCTACCAGCTTGCCCTGGAGCGAGATTCGCAATTGGCGGATCGCGTGGCTCGGGGCGCTCAGGCGGAAATCGAACGGGTTGACAATCAGCAGAATGTCGCGGCACGGGCGAGTCTGTTGGCCCAAGCCGAACAAGTGTTTCAGCAAGCGGCCATTGATTTGTCGCTGTTCCTTCGAGATTCGGCGGGTCGTGCGTTGATTCCGGCGGCGAGTCGGTTGCCGAAGATTGCCACGCCGCAACCGCTGCAGGGGGATCAGCTCGATCAGGCGATTCAACTCGCGTACCGATTGCGGCCCGAATTGGTGCGACTGCGGTTGCAGCGAGACAAACTGCGGGTCGATTTGCGGCTCGCGGAAAATCAGATGCTCCCCGGTTTGAATCTCTACCTGACCGGCTCGCAGGATATGGGCTCTGGCAAGAGTTCGACCAGTGGTCCGAACGGTCTCGATCGCTCCGCGCTGGATACCGGGGTGGAGTTCTCCGTGCCGGTGCAACGACGCGAAGCCCGTGGGCAGATTATCTCCATCAATGCCCAGCTGGCGCAACTCAACCAACAGGAGCGACTTGCGATTGATGCCATTCGTGCCGAGGTGCAAAATTCGTGGACGTCGCTGGATCGCATCTACGAAGCCTGGCGGCAGACTAAGGCGCGGGTTGATTTGGCTCGCACGGTTGCCGAAGCGGAGCGGGAGCAGTTTCGACTCGGTCGATCGACGATTCTAACCGTCACGCTGCGAGAGCAAGCCGCGTTCGATGCCGAGGTGAGTCTGATTCTGGCGGCGGCGGATTACTTCCGTTCGCTGGCCGACTATCGGGCCGCGCTCGGAGTGCGCTAA
- a CDS encoding TIGR03000 domain-containing protein: MRRRSIRNLFIGSVSIVLLSGTSVFGQIVPNRLFQQQGLSTVLNTSPQYVPSTGTGYRPAVVPGYPSGYRPPFVPGSPTGKPGYRPPGVWGGGGGFYPGVVPGWGWYGAGFGGQTNIIGPTVIIQGGDVGGGSGTLNRPASIFQDNSWRTEMARIQNSVERANAAPTPVTPSQPAPEPIVRPTKASIVLNVPDGAEVYLEGQLMKGQTGPVRRYATPELQPGKPYVYAVVVVWQEGERTIRREREIPIEAGDQVRLTFQVINDSPMEPESAPLPAPTRMR; encoded by the coding sequence ATGCGACGACGATCGATTCGGAATCTCTTCATCGGCTCCGTGAGTATCGTTCTGCTGAGTGGAACGTCGGTCTTTGGGCAAATCGTGCCCAATCGCCTGTTTCAACAACAGGGACTCAGCACCGTTCTGAATACCAGCCCACAATATGTGCCATCCACCGGAACGGGCTACCGACCTGCCGTGGTGCCGGGCTATCCGTCGGGCTATCGTCCGCCGTTTGTTCCGGGTTCGCCGACGGGGAAGCCGGGCTATCGTCCGCCAGGGGTGTGGGGCGGCGGGGGCGGTTTCTATCCGGGTGTGGTGCCGGGGTGGGGGTGGTATGGTGCGGGATTCGGTGGTCAGACGAATATCATTGGCCCGACGGTGATTATTCAGGGGGGCGATGTCGGGGGCGGATCGGGGACGCTGAATCGACCGGCGTCGATCTTCCAAGACAATTCCTGGCGCACCGAAATGGCCCGAATCCAGAATTCGGTTGAGCGTGCGAATGCGGCTCCGACTCCGGTCACGCCATCGCAACCGGCACCGGAACCGATCGTTCGCCCGACCAAAGCCAGCATTGTGCTGAATGTGCCGGATGGTGCCGAAGTCTATCTCGAAGGGCAATTGATGAAGGGGCAAACCGGCCCGGTACGGCGGTATGCCACACCGGAACTCCAGCCGGGCAAACCATATGTCTATGCGGTGGTGGTCGTTTGGCAGGAAGGCGAGCGCACGATTCGTCGAGAGCGGGAGATTCCGATTGAAGCGGGCGATCAAGTTCGCTTGACGTTTCAAGTGATCAATGATTCGCCCATGGAACCGGAATCGGCCCCACTGCCTGCCCCGACTCGGATGCGGTGA
- a CDS encoding LON peptidase substrate-binding domain-containing protein produces the protein MNDDSSALANFSGLARLFPLPSLVMFPHGVQPLHIFEPRYRQLMADCLTDDRLIALVLLKPGWEPTYDDRPPIEAIACLGEVIVDQKLPDGRYNLLLRGISRIRILEEITTDRLYRTARVDLIADGIMPEPTHGQKMRSKLRETVMPRFQGNEASREQLEAMFDGEMALGTLLDILAFALPIPLLMKQALLEQTDVLLRGRMLLDILTPKSDRPFPPTFSPN, from the coding sequence GTGAACGATGACTCTTCGGCATTGGCGAACTTCTCTGGACTGGCTCGGTTATTCCCGTTGCCGAGTCTGGTGATGTTCCCCCATGGGGTTCAACCGTTGCACATTTTTGAACCCCGATATCGTCAACTGATGGCCGACTGTCTCACCGATGATCGTCTGATTGCCCTGGTCCTGCTCAAACCAGGCTGGGAACCAACCTATGATGATCGCCCCCCCATCGAAGCAATCGCTTGCTTGGGGGAAGTCATCGTCGATCAGAAACTCCCGGATGGACGGTATAACCTACTCTTACGCGGGATCAGCCGCATCCGCATTCTGGAAGAAATCACCACCGATCGACTCTACCGAACGGCACGTGTCGATCTCATCGCAGATGGAATCATGCCCGAGCCAACTCACGGGCAGAAGATGCGCAGCAAATTGCGGGAAACCGTGATGCCGCGATTCCAAGGCAACGAAGCCTCTCGGGAACAACTCGAAGCCATGTTTGATGGTGAGATGGCACTGGGAACGCTGCTGGATATTCTGGCGTTCGCGCTGCCGATTCCACTGCTGATGAAACAAGCACTGCTTGAACAAACGGATGTGCTGCTGCGGGGACGGATGCTGCTCGACATCCTCACCCCCAAATCGGATCGCCCGTTTCCGCCCACCTTTAGTCCCAACTGA
- a CDS encoding DUF309 domain-containing protein, with protein MTTPEEYDARYLRGILEFNRGEFFEAHEIWEELWRDCPAEPRRFVQGLIQAAVAIYHANRGNRAGCARLYQSARAYMLRYESPYWGLDIGAFWQAMEQCLAPWLATESSWGFATGPTCPLPRIALQPPPTTWPNGPSCDPEPERPMDEPL; from the coding sequence ATGACCACTCCAGAGGAATACGATGCCCGCTACTTACGCGGAATCCTGGAATTTAATCGGGGCGAATTTTTTGAAGCACATGAAATTTGGGAAGAACTTTGGCGAGATTGCCCTGCGGAACCGCGCCGATTCGTGCAAGGGTTGATTCAGGCCGCAGTCGCCATCTACCATGCCAATAGAGGAAACCGCGCGGGATGCGCCCGACTCTACCAATCCGCTCGAGCCTACATGCTCCGCTATGAATCTCCGTACTGGGGACTCGACATTGGGGCATTCTGGCAAGCCATGGAGCAATGCCTCGCCCCATGGTTGGCGACTGAATCATCGTGGGGTTTCGCGACTGGCCCGACCTGCCCGCTCCCCCGGATTGCGCTGCAACCACCGCCGACCACTTGGCCAAATGGCCCAAGCTGCGATCCGGAACCCGAACGACCTATGGATGAACCACTGTGA
- a CDS encoding type II secretion system F family protein — MGVSSIASLSAVQQWCRAFRHGLGAGVSLTRILSQQAEKGPAKLRPIAARLLPRIDAGESLTDALAPEKQAFPPMFLDLISIGEQTGHLPEIARELEEYFQLQVQLRRNFYQKITWPVFQFVAAIGIIAGLYVILGIIAESNQSQPMDPLGLGVTGIPGAILFLSFVGGGIAALVAGYWLLTRGMRGRVWLEQTLLRIPGVGPCLEAIALQRFCLAMHLTLNTGIRVDQALRRSLRASGNAVFQSQEETLAKGVRKGNPLTKVLSKAAGFPPEFVDIVQVGEESGDLPEVLQRQSEHYREEATRRLTGLTQSASFGVWLFVAILMIVAIFRMANLYLGALGQFAG, encoded by the coding sequence ATGGGAGTTTCGTCGATTGCATCCTTGTCGGCCGTGCAACAATGGTGCCGTGCCTTCCGTCATGGCTTGGGAGCCGGCGTTTCGTTGACCCGAATCCTCTCCCAACAGGCCGAGAAAGGTCCGGCCAAGTTGCGACCCATCGCCGCACGATTACTCCCGCGCATTGATGCCGGAGAATCGTTGACCGATGCCTTGGCGCCGGAAAAACAGGCGTTCCCACCCATGTTCTTGGATTTAATCTCCATTGGCGAGCAAACCGGCCATTTGCCCGAAATCGCACGCGAATTGGAAGAATATTTCCAATTGCAGGTCCAACTCCGACGCAACTTCTACCAGAAAATCACCTGGCCCGTCTTCCAATTTGTCGCCGCAATTGGCATCATCGCGGGGCTTTATGTCATTCTTGGAATTATCGCGGAGTCGAACCAAAGTCAACCCATGGATCCGCTCGGCCTGGGGGTGACCGGAATTCCCGGAGCGATTCTCTTCCTCAGCTTCGTCGGCGGGGGAATCGCGGCGCTGGTGGCGGGCTATTGGCTGTTGACGCGCGGCATGCGCGGGCGAGTCTGGTTGGAGCAAACGCTGTTGCGCATCCCCGGAGTTGGGCCGTGCCTGGAAGCCATTGCCCTGCAACGCTTTTGCCTGGCGATGCATCTGACGCTGAACACGGGCATTCGCGTCGATCAAGCCTTGCGACGATCGTTGCGGGCATCGGGCAACGCGGTGTTCCAATCGCAGGAAGAGACATTGGCCAAGGGCGTCCGAAAGGGCAATCCCCTCACCAAAGTGTTGAGTAAAGCGGCGGGATTTCCTCCCGAGTTTGTCGATATTGTCCAGGTGGGCGAAGAGTCGGGCGATCTCCCTGAGGTGTTGCAACGACAATCCGAGCATTATCGGGAAGAAGCAACCCGACGGTTGACCGGCCTGACGCAGTCGGCGAGCTTCGGCGTCTGGTTGTTTGTCGCCATTTTGATGATCGTGGCAATCTTCCGGATGGCGAATCTGTATCTGGGGGCATTGGGGCAATTCGCGGGATGA
- a CDS encoding YbjN domain-containing protein: MGKIFANLIDFMESEEWRYEILEGENTLRFHVKVKSGRLTCYAEAFEEQCWVLIHSYLPVNASEERRSRVMEFITRANWGMRIGNFELDLSDGEIRYKTSIDVEGGNLVNKMIDNLLQANLSTMDRYYNGLMECIYSDKSPESIIRAIEGTNSANRPRSDGAKTEDDDDDDSDELFSDSGDMPFLERELDTDDDDEDDDEDDSEAGESGRERS, from the coding sequence ATGGGCAAAATCTTCGCTAATTTGATCGATTTTATGGAGAGCGAAGAGTGGCGGTATGAAATCCTCGAAGGCGAGAACACGCTGCGATTTCATGTGAAAGTGAAATCCGGTCGGCTGACCTGCTACGCCGAAGCATTCGAGGAACAATGCTGGGTGCTGATTCATTCGTATCTGCCGGTCAACGCTTCGGAAGAACGCCGGTCTCGCGTCATGGAATTCATCACGCGGGCCAACTGGGGCATGCGCATTGGCAACTTCGAGTTGGATCTCAGCGATGGCGAAATTCGCTACAAGACCAGCATCGATGTCGAAGGGGGCAATCTCGTCAACAAGATGATTGACAATCTGCTCCAGGCCAATCTTTCGACCATGGATCGGTACTACAATGGTCTGATGGAGTGTATCTATTCCGATAAATCGCCCGAGTCGATCATCCGCGCCATCGAAGGGACCAACTCCGCGAATCGGCCGCGCAGCGATGGTGCGAAAACCGAAGACGATGACGACGATGATTCGGATGAACTGTTCAGCGATTCTGGGGATATGCCATTCCTCGAACGCGAATTGGATACCGACGACGACGATGAGGATGACGATGAAGACGATTCCGAAGCGGGGGAAAGCGGACGGGAGCGTTCGTAA
- a CDS encoding S1C family serine protease — translation MARDRSFADDDFPEPRPHPIAPWAAVLGPSLLVLAVLAGLFFFVRTSRERPSLIPDAQLRETTPRISFNDIEKARIALFKTIKPSVVNVDTLLVQRTFNFGVIEQQQGTGSGFVWNKQGHIVTNFHVIQDAIVKDRRLTVRVVMADRSKWNARFVAASPDVDLAVLQIDAPEDQLVPIKVGTSHDLEVGQDVFAVGNPFGQNLTLTTGVISSTDREIQSPTDRPITGAIQTDAALNPGNSGGPLLDWDGRLIGVNTAITTTTGGSVGIGYAIPVDTVNEVVTRLIREGRDPRPTLGIVALREQLTRDLGIAEGVMIQEVRPNSAAEEAGLQGIRKNPFTGAIIKGDIITAINNEAVTSLRDLQKVLEKFKVGQKVTITILREGQELTVTGTLKGL, via the coding sequence ATGGCACGTGATCGATCATTTGCGGATGATGACTTCCCGGAACCGCGTCCCCATCCGATTGCTCCCTGGGCGGCGGTCCTGGGGCCGAGTCTGTTGGTGCTCGCGGTGTTGGCCGGGCTGTTTTTCTTCGTCCGCACCAGCCGCGAACGCCCCAGCCTGATTCCCGACGCGCAATTGCGGGAAACCACCCCGCGCATTTCGTTCAACGATATTGAGAAAGCCCGAATCGCGCTCTTCAAGACCATCAAACCCAGCGTGGTCAATGTCGATACGCTCTTGGTCCAACGCACATTCAACTTCGGGGTCATCGAGCAGCAACAAGGCACCGGCTCCGGCTTCGTCTGGAATAAGCAGGGGCACATTGTCACGAACTTTCACGTGATTCAGGATGCAATCGTGAAGGATCGTCGGCTGACGGTGCGCGTCGTGATGGCCGATCGCAGCAAATGGAATGCCCGATTCGTGGCCGCGTCGCCGGATGTCGATTTGGCCGTGCTGCAAATCGATGCCCCCGAAGATCAGTTGGTTCCCATCAAAGTCGGTACCTCCCACGATCTTGAAGTCGGGCAAGATGTCTTTGCGGTGGGCAATCCGTTTGGTCAAAACCTGACGCTGACTACGGGGGTGATTAGCTCGACTGACCGCGAAATCCAATCCCCGACCGATCGTCCGATTACCGGTGCCATCCAGACCGACGCCGCTCTGAATCCCGGCAACTCCGGTGGGCCGCTGTTGGATTGGGACGGTCGCCTGATCGGCGTGAACACGGCCATCACCACCACCACTGGCGGCAGTGTCGGCATCGGCTACGCCATTCCGGTGGACACCGTCAACGAGGTGGTGACTCGCCTCATCCGCGAAGGGCGAGACCCGCGCCCCACGCTTGGAATCGTTGCCCTGCGGGAACAACTCACCCGCGATCTGGGCATCGCCGAGGGGGTGATGATTCAGGAAGTCCGCCCGAACAGCGCCGCCGAAGAAGCGGGACTCCAGGGGATTCGCAAAAATCCGTTCACGGGTGCGATTATTAAGGGCGACATCATCACCGCCATCAACAACGAAGCGGTGACATCGCTGCGCGATCTGCAAAAGGTGCTCGAAAAATTCAAAGTGGGTCAGAAAGTGACCATCACGATTCTTCGGGAAGGGCAAGAACTCACCGTCACCGGAACACTCAAGGGATTGTGA
- a CDS encoding HAD family hydrolase codes for MSHDHQHQPNSESPPRSPSLSADWPPTYTRPPALICDIDETIATEFDVPILLAVGVLQAIHRPRLTVYYVTARPESTRPATERFLAEHRLPGWNRVHYCPTWQSSRQHKRDAHAKIAMEHWVLASIGDSDEEAHAAAATKIPFLRVEYGNPESAWQELERMLGQLGLLRQDEDDDPFTIP; via the coding sequence ATGAGCCACGATCACCAGCACCAGCCCAATTCGGAGTCGCCCCCGAGATCACCGTCACTGTCAGCGGATTGGCCGCCGACTTACACCCGGCCACCGGCGCTGATTTGCGATATTGATGAGACAATTGCCACGGAATTTGATGTACCAATTCTGCTGGCGGTGGGCGTGCTGCAAGCGATTCATCGCCCTCGACTGACGGTCTACTATGTCACCGCCCGCCCGGAATCGACTCGCCCGGCGACCGAGCGATTTCTGGCCGAGCATCGCTTGCCCGGCTGGAATCGGGTGCATTACTGTCCGACTTGGCAATCCTCGCGGCAGCACAAGCGGGATGCTCATGCGAAGATTGCCATGGAGCATTGGGTGCTGGCGAGTATCGGCGATTCGGACGAAGAGGCCCATGCTGCGGCGGCGACCAAGATTCCATTCCTGCGGGTGGAATATGGCAATCCCGAATCGGCGTGGCAGGAGTTGGAACGCATGCTCGGCCAATTGGGATTGCTGCGACAAGACGAAGACGATGATCCGTTCACAATCCCTTGA